The Methanocalculus alkaliphilus region AACCCAAAAAAAAGGTGTTTTCTGAATACTCAGAGGATCTCGACCAGCGTCAGTTCAAAGACGAGGGTCTTTCCTGCAAGAGGATGGTTTGCATCAAGGGTGATGGTCTCATCACCGATCTCACTGATCGTCACCTCGATGACCTGATCCTCTCCAACCTGCACCTGGAAGCGGTCACCAAGATTCGGGGTGACATCGGGGGGGAACTGGTCTTTTGGGACCGGGAAGATGATCTCATCGTTCCTCTCGCCATAGGCACGGTCCGGCGGGATCTCGATCCGCTTCGACTCGCCCGGCTCCATTCCCTCAAGATTCTCATCAAAACCCGGAATGACCTGGCCTGCCCCGATAGTAAACTCAATCGGCTCACGGTCAAGCGAGGAGTCAAAGACCTCGCCATCTTCAAGTGTTCCGGTGTAGTGGACCCTGACAGAGTCTCCAATTGCTGCTCCTGTCATATCCCATGAAATTTGGGTCGAGGGTATAAGAAAGAATCCCTATTAACAGTCTTTTAAGAACATTTCAATACATTGATCAACGAGAGCATCCTTTCAGAATCTATGGAGAAGAATCCCCGTCTCATCCAGCATCTGACTGCAGCCGACTATACCGCCGACCCTTTCCGGATGGTGATCCTCCCGCTCGGCTCACTCGAGAGCCATGGCGGCCATCTCCCCTTCGGAACCGATGCCCTCACTGCGGCCGCCCTCGCAGATGCGGTTGCAGCAGAGATCCCCGGTGCCGCCGTCCTCCCGGTCGTCCCCTATGGTGTCTCAGAGCATTACCGGGAGTTTCCGTTCACCATCTCCCTGAGCTTTCAGACTGAGATCACGATCATCACCGATATTCTTGAGTCGCTACATCGGGAAGGGATCAGGAGGGTCTTCATCCTCAATGGCCATGACGGCAACATCGCACCGATTGAGGTGGCGGCACGGACCGTCAAGGTCAGGCACCCGGAGATGCGGATCATCGCACTCGGTGCATGGTGGGAGAGTCTTGCCCCCCTTCTCCCTGACGGCTTCTTCGAGGTCTGGGGAGGCCTCGGTCATGGTGGCGAAGGCGAGATGTCCATCGGCCTTGCCCTCTTCGAGGAGCTCTGCCAGCCGGAACATGCAGAGGGCAGGGTTCCGGATCTCCCGGCGTTTGGGGAACTGAAGTGGTGCTTCTCAGAACTGACCGACTGCGGGGCAACAGGGGACCCGACGAAGGGGAGCCGGGAGAAAGGAATGAAGATGAAAGAGGTCCTTGTCGGAGCAATCGTCTCGATGCTCAATGATGCCATGGAGCGGGACTGGAATTACGGACTGAACGGGTGATCCGGGTTTAAGAGGATCTCATCGGCGCATCCCTGGAGCGAGACTGCAGCAAGCGCCCCGATCACCCCGCGTCCCCCGATGAGCTGGATACCGGCCTCCATTGCCAGGGATTCTGCATCCCCGACAGGTACCGGCTCCCGCCGCACACGCTCACCAAACCCACGCAGCCCTTCATGCGGGGCCAGCCCTCTCCTGATGGCAATCCCCCACTCGGCTGAAGCAGACTCCCCGGCGACGAATGCAATCGCCTGCTTCACGATCCCGGGGATCGCACCCTCCTCTGCTGCCAGCTCGATGAGGCTGCACGAGTTTCCGGCAGTCTTTTCATCGATTCCCGGATAGAGCATCGCAACCTTATGGGAGATCGGCATCACCCCCTCGCACCTTCCGAGCCGCTGGAGAAGGGCATAAGCAAGGGCAAATGTTGCACCATCCCCCCTGGAGTCGGTATCATCGATCCCGATGAGAATCCGCTGCAGTGCCTTAGTGTGGACATCTCCCTCAACGATGGTTCCGTTGCGGCGTGTCTCCACAGAGAGCACCCCCTCAGCACGTGACATCATCTCGGTGAGGGAGTAAGCCGGCCCGCCGAAGGATCGGATCGTCTGAATGATCTGATCACCCTCCCGTCGGATTGCGACGACACCGACTGCAGGAAGGGGCGTGATCCCGACCTCTGCATCGACAGATCCGATATGCCCCATCTCACGCAGGAGCGTCCCGTCCCGCCTTACATCGGTCAGGACACCACCGGCACGCCCATGATGGTGTTTACAGAAGGCGGCGCATCCGCTGCTCATACATTCATGATAGATCTCGACGAGGTCGCCGTCGCAGGTCGAGAAGATCCGTTTACAGATCGTCTGGGGGAGGGCAGTACGAGCGATATACCGTGTGGGTTCCCTCCCCTTGCCCGGCGAGGAGATGATGATGCACTCATCCTCGATGAGCCGGTTAATCCAGTCCTGTGCAGTACTTCGGGGGATATCGATCTGCTGCGCAATTTCTGCGATGGTAAAGGATCCCCTGTCCAGGGTGAGCCGGCGCATGAATGAGAGGATTTTATTTCTCTTCTCAAGAACGCCCGCCATAATAATTCCTGATTGCGATGAGATCGGCGAGGATCGCACTTGCGGTCGGCTGGGCCCCTGCTCCCCTGCCGATGAAGGTCACGTGCCCTGCCATATCTGTGCAGACCTGTATTGCATTGAGCGTTCCATCCACCACAAGGGGGTGGTCGAGGGCAAGGACACGGGGTGAGACCCGGATGATCTTTCGTTCCGGGATGATCTCACCGATGAGCCGGACCGTCGATCCCTCATCCTCGGCAAGATTGAGGGCCTCAACAGTGACGAGATCGATACCCGAGATATCGACATCAGAGAGGGTGACCTTCATCCCAAGGAGGGTATTTGCCAGGATGACCAGTTTGATGGCTGCATCGATTCCTTTGACATCATAGGTCGGATCCGCCTCTGCATACCCGAGATCCCGGGCCTCCTGAAGTGCCTGCTGATAGGTGAGCCCTTCGTCGCGCATCCGGGTCAGGATGTAGTTGCAGGTGCCGTTTAAGATCCCATAGAGCGACCGGATAGTGTTTCCGGCAAGACCATTGCGAATCCCGTTGATCACCGGAACCGCTCCGGCGACCGTCGCCTCGTATCCAAGACCAACCCTCTGTTCATCGGCAATCGCTTTGAGCTCATGATACGCAGCGGCGATCGGCCCTTTATTGGAGGTGACGACATGCCTGCCGGAGAAGAGAACGGATCTGATGAGCGATGTTGCCGGCTCTCCGCCATTGGCATTCGTCGGTGAGGCCTCGACAAGAATATCAAATGCACCGGATGCAAGGATATCCGCGGCGCTCTTCCCTTTGATACCACAGATGCCGGTCTCCCTCTTCTTAGCCAGGATCTCTTCGGGGTTGAGCCCCTCTCCATTGATGATCGCAGATCGCGAGTCCGCAACCGCTGTCAGGGTGAACCCATGGGATGGATCGGCAAGCACCCCGGCAACCCCCTGACCGACTGCCCCGAATCCTATGATAGCAACCCTCATTCCATACCCTCCAGAGGCTCAAGGACCAGAATCTCTTTTCTTGCGGTGACCTCATGCAGGATCGAGATGGCACGGCGCATATCCTCGGGAGACTCTGCCCGTATGGTGATCTTTGCCGTGGACGGTTCATTGATCGCCGGCATCACCATATGGAGTTCAGAGACCTCCGCAAATCCGGTTTTGTCGATATGATCAACAGTATCAGTCAGATCGGTATGCATCAGGTGTCCGATCATGATCAGGGATCGCTTCTGGTGGAGCCTCTCCTTTCCGATACGGACGACGCCACAACCGCGTTCCTGAAGTGTGGCAATTAAGGATTCGAGCTTATGCTCCGGAAGCTCGATGGTGATATCAACGATGAGCGTATTCTCAGCCGAGGTCCCATCCCGCTGATGGATGATCGTGATGATGTTCCCCCCGATATCAGAGATCGGCTTTAATGCGCCGAGGAGCTGCCCCGGTGTATCCTTCAGCTCAAGTTTCATCGAGACCCGCACGTTATCACACCTATGTGTACGTACTCGTCTGCAGGTGATATAATGATTCGGAGATCAAAAAAAGAGTTATTTCTTCGATCCGGCTGCCCCGGTAACAATCGGCAGTGCTGCTGCGATCTCGGCAAGCAGCTCACCCGGAATGCCCATCACCATCTCGCTGTCATCAATTCCTGAAAACTTCCTTGATCCATCGCATCCTAGTGAGATATTCGGCTCCCCGCTGAGATAGACGGTTGCGGTCGCGTCAGAGCAGACCGACTGAATCCCTGACATCTCCGGATACAACCGCCCGCCCATCCGGTACAGGAGACTCTGGGCGGCTTTCAGCATCGCTCTGGGCTCTGCCACGATCAGGACGACATGCGGGGAGAAGGGGGTTGTTTCAAGCGGGGAATAGAGTGTCGCCCATGTCTCCCCGGAGGGGAGGTGCGGAATGCGGTCGATGGTGCGGCGACAGGCGGCCCAGCTCTCGTACTTGCCAAGCCTGAAGTAAAATTCGCCTGATCGAAGCGATGGCGTCCGTTCACGAAGGCCAAGCGCCCAGGCACCACCCATACACTGATGTTTTTCAGCGGTTGCATAGAAGCATCTCCCCTCCTTCCTGGCCATGGTGACCATCATACAGTGCTTGGTTTCATCACCGATCTCTTCGATTCCCGGAGGAATCTGCTCCTTCGATCCGGCGAGCTTAATGGCAACCGGGGATCCCTCCATCCCCAGCTCTCTCTTCAAAACAGCTGCTATCTCAGCATAATTCAGATCCGTTCTCATCTCATCCATAGATGATAGAGATTCATCGATACAATGATAAAACTGATCATCAGAGACGCCGCAGCTTCTGATCAACCTTCTCAAAGAAGTTCCGTCCCGAACTGATGAAGAGGGCCGGCTCCTCCGCACTCCGGACGGTGATGGAGGCGTAGAGTCCGAGTGAACAGATCTCTACACCATCGATGACAAGATGGGCGGGCTTGTCGCTGTCGAGCCGGATCTCAAAATCCCTCCCGGTTGAGATGAGATGGGGGCGGGATGAGAGCATATAGGGGGCCAGGGGAACGATCAGGACGCCCTCTATTCCGGGATCGACAATCGGCCCGCCGGCACTCATCGCATATGCCGTCGAGCCGGTCGGGGTTCCGATGATCATTCCGTCCGCACGGAATGTCTCTGCCACGATGCCGTCGATGACGATAGAGAAGCGGAGCATCTTCGCAGGGCGGGTGGTGACGATGAGCGCCTCATTGAGCGCCTCCCCCATCTCTTTGCCATCGATCTGGAGGGAGAGACGCATCCTCTCCTCTACGGGAAAGTCTGGCCTCAGGTCTTTGAGGAAGGCAAGTGCATTCTCCGGTTCGAGATCGGCCAGGAACCCGACCTCCCCCCGGTTTACCCCGATGATCGGGATCTGCCTCTTCATCTGTGCTACCGTACGAAGGACGGTTCCATCACCGCCGACCGCAACGATCAGGTCAGCAATATCCTTCGCATCACTGATCGAGACACCGGCCGATCCGAAGATTGCAGCAGATCCCTCCTCAAAGAAGACGGTATGACCTGCCCTGATCAGCTCCTCACCAAGATGTTTTGCATATGCAAGGGTATCATCCCGGTCAATCCGGGGGGCAATAATATACCGCATCAGTCACCTCAGGTACTCGATCACTTTCCGGTGAATCACCGCATTCGTCGCAATCAGACATCTCCCGACCGAGACATCCTCAGGAAAGCTGACCGGGGTTCCATCCAGACCGGAGACGATCCCTCCTGCCTCACTGCAGATGAGCATTCCGGCGACGGCATCGATATTCCGAAGCGTATTTCGAAGATCGACAAACCCATCGATCCGGCCGCAGGCGACGTAACAGAGTTCAAGTGCCGATGCCCCGAGGAGCCGCCATCGCCGTATCTTCCTGCCAAGCTGCATTGCGCGTTCGGGATCGAACTTCCTGCCGTACAGGCTCATCGCGCTCTCCTCGAGCTGTGAGATGCCTGAGACTGTAATCGGTGTCCCATTCCGGTATGCACCTCCACCCAGGGCGGCATAGAACTCCTCACCTGAAGCGAGATCCTTGACAAACCCTTCGGTGATGATTCCATCCTCAGCATAGGCAAGTGATAGTGCGTAGAAAGGGATGCCGGCAACGGCATTATAGGTGCCATCGATGGGATCGAGATAGATCGTGCCCTTTGCACCAGTCAGGGGAATTCGGCCGGACTCTTCACTGATCACCTCTGAACAGATCCCGGCTTCGCGCAATCTGCTGATGACTGATTCTTCGGCGATCAGATCGATCAGCTCAGTCGGGGTCTGGTCCGCACCCATCCGGATTATCGCCCCTCCACGCTTCGTACCAACAATATCATCTATTTCATCGGCTACAAACCCGCCGATTCGCTGGCACGCATGGAGAAAGGGAGTCTCGATCATCCTGCGGTGTGTTTATGTTCTCCTGATTCAATAAATTACTCCTGCGAGAAAGATTACTATGAAAGAACAGACTGAAGTTGGGAAGCTGAGAGAGGGTCGGTATGTTGTCGTTGATGATGAACCATGCAAAATTCAGAGCATCTCTATCTCAAAGCCTGGAAAACATGGATCTGCAAAGGCACGGCTTGATGTTGTCGGTATCTTTGACGGCATGAAGCGATCAGTCGTCTCGCCTGTCTCCCAGAAGATTTATGCACCTATCGTCGAGCGGAAGAGTGCACAGGTGATCACTATTGCAGCAAACACGGTTCAGTTCATGGACATGAAGGAGTTCACAAACTTCGAACTGACCCTTGATGATGCCCAGCTCTCACATATCGAGCCTGGAAAGGAAATTCCGTACATCGAGTCTCTTGGCAAGAGAAAGTTAGACATCTGAATATGCAGTCTTTTTCAAACTCTCTTTTTGCTGATGCCGAAGCCTCCTACGACGAGGCAGCGTATGTCATCTTTGGTGTTCCGTATGATGCAACGACATCATTCAAGGCAGGGACACGGGCAGCTCCAAATGCGATCCGTGCGCTATCGTACAATTTCGAGCCCTACATGCCGATGTACGATCTTGAGCTGACCGATATCCCCTTCGTCGATCTCGGTGATCTCTATCCCGAATGTGATCCGGAAGAGGTCGCAGGCCAGGTCGCGGACACTGTATCGATGATCCTTGGTGACGGAAAATGCCCGGTGATGCTCGGCGGGGAACACTCCATCACAATCGGTGCTGTTCGCGCGGCAAGGCCGGCATGGTATGTCGTCTGCGATGCCCATCTCGACTTCCAGGATGAGTACCGGGGGTCACGCTATAACCATGACTGCGTCACCGCCCGTGTCGAGGAGCTGGGTCTCCAGGGTATTATCATCATCGGCGGGCGGAGCGGCTCACGCGAGGAGTTTCAGCGTGCACGATCCCATCACCTCTTCACAGCCGACCAGGTGCATGACGAGGGGATCGACTCGATTATCAGACGGATCAGGGAACTCATCGGTGAAGAGAGCCTCTATCTCTCGATCGATGCGGATGCCATCGACTCCTGCCTCACACCCGGTCTTGGAACGCCTGATCCCTTCGGCATGACGCCCCGGGATGTCCGGTCCGTCATCAGGGCACTGGCACCACAGGCGGTCGGGTTCGATTACGTCGAGGTCCTCCCCGATGATCAGGGGCAGACGGCGGCTGTTGCAGCACATATGATCCGTGAGTTTATCGGCTGCCGGGCAAAGTCCCGTGGAATGTGAATGGAAGGGTCTTTCATGATGTCTCTCACACAAAACGAATATCTCTGGTGGGGAAGAATCATGAACAAATCAAGACCTTTTTATCTTTCAATTACCTTGTAAGAGTGGTGTCTTGTGGGCTTACGAGACTGGATTATTCCAAACGACTATATATTTTTTGATATCTTCGAGCAACTCGCAGATACAACAACCGAGGCTGGGCGTCTCCTCGTTGAGCTCGTCAATGATTATACCGATGTCGAGGTGAAGGTGAAGGAGATCAAAAATCTCGAGCACCAGGGGGACGCATTAGCCCACCGTGCCTATGCCGAACTGAACCGGAGCTTCATCACACCCCTCGAACCGGGGGAGATATCCAGACTGACAACCGCGCTTGATGATATTCTCGATTATATTGATGGGACGGCGCGGCTGATGCTCAATTACGGAATCGAAGAGACAGACGAATACATGCAGGAGTTTGCCAAACTGATCTATCTCTCTGCCGCGGAGGTTGCTGTCGCTGTGCGGGAGATTCGTCGGATACGGGATCCGAAACTACTTGAACAGAAGTGCATTGAGATCAACCGGCTTGAGAACCTCGCCGACGATGTCCTCGCCCATGCGATCAAGGATCTCTTCTGTGGCACAGATGCAGTCCGTATCCTCAAACTCAAGGATATCTATGAGAACCTTGAGCTTGCCACCGATAAGTGTGAGGATGCGGCGAATGTCCTTGCAGATATAGCCATCCGTCATTCGTGAGCTGGTATGGAGATCCTTATCATTGCGGGCATTACACTGGCCCTTCTCTTTAACTTCGTCAATGGGCTCAATGATGCGGCAAATATCGTTGCAACCACCATTGCAACAAAAGTACTCACCCCGATTAAAGCCATCGGGCTTGCAGCAGTCTTTATTCTGATAGGTCCGCTCCTCTTTACGACTGCTGTTGCCAAAACTGTTGGAGAAGGAATTGTTGACAGTTCAATCCTCACGCCTTCGCTGATCCTGATCGGACTGGTCGGTTCGGTCTCGTGGCTCTACTTCTGCTCCCATGTCGGGATCCCAGTCTCAGCAAGCCACTCGCTCATCGGTGGCATCATGGGGGCCGGCATTGGAGCCGGAGGATTTGTTGCCCTCATTCTTCCAACAAGTGATGTTATCGCAGATTTCATCAGCTACGGTCTGATAGGAGTGATAGGTGGGGCTATCATTTTTGGCTCTCTCTCCTATCTCATCGGTGATCGAAACCCGATGTATCTGGTGATGGGTGGACTGATTGGATTTGCTGCTGCAATACCGGCCTCAATGTTTCTGGGTCTTATCGAGATACGCGGGATATTCGCCGTGGCAATCTTCATCATCATCTCGCCCGTGCTTGGATTTCTCGCTGCATACACGATGGCAGGGATGATCATGCGCTTCCTCTCTCGGGCAGGTACACCGGAACGGATGAACTATATCTTCAAGAAACTTCAGATCGGTGCCACAGCACTCCATGCCATTGGGCATGGTGCCAATGATGCACAGAACGCTATGGGTATCATCACCGCCATTCTTCTCTCTGCCGGCTATATCAGTACATTTGAGGTTCCGCTCTGGGTGATCATCGCCTCCTGCGGTGCCATATCACTTGGAACACTCCTTGGTGGCGTCAGGGTCATCGATAAGATGGCACATAAGATCACAAAGATCGTACCATATCAGGGATTCTCCGCTTCCACATCCGGCGGCCTGGTCCTCTCTGCAATGTCGTCCCTGGGCATCCCGGTATCCACAACACATGCAATTACCGGGTCCATCATGGGTGTCGGGGCGACCCAGGGGGCATCGGCTGTGCGATGGGGGGTTGTCAGGGAGATCGTCGCCGCATGGATCATCACCGTCCCGGCAGCGGCCATCGTCTCATACTCCTTCTATATGTTCATCTCATTTTTCTGAACGGATATAGGCACAGAGATCCTGTATCACGCAGGTCGGGCAGGCAGGTTTCCTGGCGGAACAGACCTCCCTCCCATGCCTGATCAGGAGATAGGTGATCTCCCCCCAGAGATCCTGCGGATAGAGGGTCATCAGGTCCCGTTCGATCTTCTCAGGATCAGCAGTCTCTGAAAGACCGATCCGCTGTGAAAGGCGGCGGACATGGGTATCGACGGCGACACCGGCATTGATCCCAAATGCATGATGAAGAACAATATTGGCGGTCTTGCGGCCGACGCCGGGGAGGGTGACGAGTTCCTCCATCTGATCCGGGACCGCACCGTCATACCGTGCGATGAGTGCCGCAGCAGCCCCGATGATATTCTTCCCTTTTGCATGGTAGAAGCCGGTCGGCCTGATGATCTCTTCAAGCTCGGCGGTATCAGCGGCTGCCAGATCCTCTGCCGTCGGGTATCGTTCAAAGAGTGCGGGTGCAATCCGGTTCACGGTCGCATCCGTCGTCTGGGCAGAGAGGATCGTCAGGATGAGGCACTCAAAAGCATTGGTGAATCCGAGAAAATGTGTCTCTGTATGGGGATAGATTACGAAAAGTCGATGATATATCAGAAGAGCGGTTGTCGAATCCATCTCAAAATGGGGTAGCGCAGATTCGAACTGCGGTCAAAGCGTCCCAAACGCTCTAGGATGGACCAGGCTACCCTACTACCCCGTGACCTAATAAAGTTGCAAGTCAGTCTTAAATAAGCTATCGGTTTTTCTGCCGCTCAAAGCGGCAGAACCTCTCCGGACTGCCCGGCAACAAGTGTGCCATGGAACTCACCGGTCCGGAGCGCGGCAATAATATTCTCCGGCCTCCTCCCATCCATAACCGCAAACGGGATTCCACTCCGCTCAACGATCTTGGCGGCGACGAGATCGACGATCATATTGGATCCGGCCCCCATCCGCTCCTTCATGATGATCCCGATGAGATCAGACGGGGTGATCAGGGAGAATCGCTCAGCATTGGGATCCTTCTTCGGATCTGCCGAATAGATCGCATCGACTGCTGTGGCATTGATGAGGAGATCGGCAGCGACCTCCTCTGCAAGGACCGCTGAGACGGCATCAGTCGTCTGTCCGGGTGTGATGCCGCCCATCACGACGATCCTGCCATGAAGTGCGGCCTCCTTCGCCTCCCTGTACGATGTGGCGACCGTCGGATACGCACTGTCGCCGAGTGCGGCGATGAGAAGGAAGGCGTTTATCCGGGTCACCATGATACCCAGTTCATCTGATGTCGCCTCATCAAGGCCGATATCCCGGCAGACCGAGATATAGCGCCGGGCCTCACCGCCGCCTCCACAGACGCAGAAGAGATGATAGTCCTGTGCAAGTTCCTTGAGCGTCGATGCCCATTCTTTGAGCTGATGAGATTCAAGTGAGGGAACAAGAACCGATCCGCCGACCGAGATAACTACCTTCTTCATTATACCGTAATAATTTCATCATGGATCACTTATAATGCCCCGGTATCCGAAAGGAGATGTATGATGAGAGGGGATGATCCGCCAGCTCTGGCAGAGGCACGATTATGGCATCGGGAGGATGACGCAGTCAGATGCCGTCTCTGCCCGCATGGATGCCTGATACAGGACGACCATCGCGGCATCTGCGGGGTCAGGGAGAACCGGGGTGGACGGCTCATACCACTGACATACGGCCGCATAGCCTCAGAAGCCCTCGATCCCATCGAGAAGAAGCCGCTCTTTCACTTCCTTCCCGGAACGACTACCTACTCTCTCGGCGGGATCGGCTGCAATTTCAGGTGCCGTCACTGCCAGAACTGGGAGATATCACAGGCAAAGATTACTGATCTCCCCCTTCGGAGCCTCTCTCCGGAGGAAGGGGTCCGACGGGCGACGGGCTCCGGTGCCGCGAGTATCACCTGGACCTATAACGAGCCGACGATCTGGCATGAATATGCCCTCGATATGGGAGTCATCGCACGAAAGAACGGGCTGAAGACGATCTATGTGACGAACGGGTACATCACCGAGGAGGCGCTCAATGAGCTCTCGCCCATGCTCTCGGCATTCCGGGTGGATCTCAAGGCTTTCAATGACGGGTTCTACCATTCGGTCTGCGGTGGTCATCTCCAGCCGGTTCTGGATGCCACAGCCCGCGCACACGAACTCGGAATGCATATCGAGACGGTGACACTGATCATCCCCGGCCAGAACGACGATCCCAGGGAGATCGACGCAATGATCCGGTGGGTGATCGAGAACCTTGGGCCCGAGACGCCGATGCACTTCACCCGGTATCGCCCGGCGTACCGGATGAGTGTTCCCGCCGCAACCCCGGTGAAGCGGCTTGAAGAGATATATCATCGTGCACGGGAGCTTGGACTGGAGTATCCGTATCTCGGTAACATTCCGGGATCCCCCTATGAGGATACCCGGTGTCCGTCAT contains the following coding sequences:
- a CDS encoding FKBP-type peptidyl-prolyl cis-trans isomerase, with translation MTGAAIGDSVRVHYTGTLEDGEVFDSSLDREPIEFTIGAGQVIPGFDENLEGMEPGESKRIEIPPDRAYGERNDEIIFPVPKDQFPPDVTPNLGDRFQVQVGEDQVIEVTISEIGDETITLDANHPLAGKTLVFELTLVEIL
- a CDS encoding creatininase family protein — encoded protein: MEKNPRLIQHLTAADYTADPFRMVILPLGSLESHGGHLPFGTDALTAAALADAVAAEIPGAAVLPVVPYGVSEHYREFPFTISLSFQTEITIITDILESLHREGIRRVFILNGHDGNIAPIEVAARTVKVRHPEMRIIALGAWWESLAPLLPDGFFEVWGGLGHGGEGEMSIGLALFEELCQPEHAEGRVPDLPAFGELKWCFSELTDCGATGDPTKGSREKGMKMKEVLVGAIVSMLNDAMERDWNYGLNG
- a CDS encoding sugar-specific transcriptional regulator TrmB — translated: MAGVLEKRNKILSFMRRLTLDRGSFTIAEIAQQIDIPRSTAQDWINRLIEDECIIISSPGKGREPTRYIARTALPQTICKRIFSTCDGDLVEIYHECMSSGCAAFCKHHHGRAGGVLTDVRRDGTLLREMGHIGSVDAEVGITPLPAVGVVAIRREGDQIIQTIRSFGGPAYSLTEMMSRAEGVLSVETRRNGTIVEGDVHTKALQRILIGIDDTDSRGDGATFALAYALLQRLGRCEGVMPISHKVAMLYPGIDEKTAGNSCSLIELAAEEGAIPGIVKQAIAFVAGESASAEWGIAIRRGLAPHEGLRGFGERVRREPVPVGDAESLAMEAGIQLIGGRGVIGALAAVSLQGCADEILLNPDHPFSP
- a CDS encoding homoserine dehydrogenase, translating into MRVAIIGFGAVGQGVAGVLADPSHGFTLTAVADSRSAIINGEGLNPEEILAKKRETGICGIKGKSAADILASGAFDILVEASPTNANGGEPATSLIRSVLFSGRHVVTSNKGPIAAAYHELKAIADEQRVGLGYEATVAGAVPVINGIRNGLAGNTIRSLYGILNGTCNYILTRMRDEGLTYQQALQEARDLGYAEADPTYDVKGIDAAIKLVILANTLLGMKVTLSDVDISGIDLVTVEALNLAEDEGSTVRLIGEIIPERKIIRVSPRVLALDHPLVVDGTLNAIQVCTDMAGHVTFIGRGAGAQPTASAILADLIAIRNYYGGRS
- a CDS encoding amino acid-binding protein yields the protein MKLELKDTPGQLLGALKPISDIGGNIITIIHQRDGTSAENTLIVDITIELPEHKLESLIATLQERGCGVVRIGKERLHQKRSLIMIGHLMHTDLTDTVDHIDKTGFAEVSELHMVMPAINEPSTAKITIRAESPEDMRRAISILHEVTARKEILVLEPLEGME
- a CDS encoding DUF169 domain-containing protein, which translates into the protein MDEMRTDLNYAEIAAVLKRELGMEGSPVAIKLAGSKEQIPPGIEEIGDETKHCMMVTMARKEGRCFYATAEKHQCMGGAWALGLRERTPSLRSGEFYFRLGKYESWAACRRTIDRIPHLPSGETWATLYSPLETTPFSPHVVLIVAEPRAMLKAAQSLLYRMGGRLYPEMSGIQSVCSDATATVYLSGEPNISLGCDGSRKFSGIDDSEMVMGIPGELLAEIAAALPIVTGAAGSKK
- a CDS encoding NAD(+)/NADH kinase yields the protein MRYIIAPRIDRDDTLAYAKHLGEELIRAGHTVFFEEGSAAIFGSAGVSISDAKDIADLIVAVGGDGTVLRTVAQMKRQIPIIGVNRGEVGFLADLEPENALAFLKDLRPDFPVEERMRLSLQIDGKEMGEALNEALIVTTRPAKMLRFSIVIDGIVAETFRADGMIIGTPTGSTAYAMSAGGPIVDPGIEGVLIVPLAPYMLSSRPHLISTGRDFEIRLDSDKPAHLVIDGVEICSLGLYASITVRSAEEPALFISSGRNFFEKVDQKLRRL
- a CDS encoding bifunctional fructose-bisphosphatase/inositol-phosphate phosphatase → MIETPFLHACQRIGGFVADEIDDIVGTKRGGAIIRMGADQTPTELIDLIAEESVISRLREAGICSEVISEESGRIPLTGAKGTIYLDPIDGTYNAVAGIPFYALSLAYAEDGIITEGFVKDLASGEEFYAALGGGAYRNGTPITVSGISQLEESAMSLYGRKFDPERAMQLGRKIRRWRLLGASALELCYVACGRIDGFVDLRNTLRNIDAVAGMLICSEAGGIVSGLDGTPVSFPEDVSVGRCLIATNAVIHRKVIEYLR
- a CDS encoding translation initiation factor IF-5A; translated protein: MKEQTEVGKLREGRYVVVDDEPCKIQSISISKPGKHGSAKARLDVVGIFDGMKRSVVSPVSQKIYAPIVERKSAQVITIAANTVQFMDMKEFTNFELTLDDAQLSHIEPGKEIPYIESLGKRKLDI
- the speB gene encoding agmatinase, with the translated sequence MQSFSNSLFADAEASYDEAAYVIFGVPYDATTSFKAGTRAAPNAIRALSYNFEPYMPMYDLELTDIPFVDLGDLYPECDPEEVAGQVADTVSMILGDGKCPVMLGGEHSITIGAVRAARPAWYVVCDAHLDFQDEYRGSRYNHDCVTARVEELGLQGIIIIGGRSGSREEFQRARSHHLFTADQVHDEGIDSIIRRIRELIGEESLYLSIDADAIDSCLTPGLGTPDPFGMTPRDVRSVIRALAPQAVGFDYVEVLPDDQGQTAAVAAHMIREFIGCRAKSRGM
- a CDS encoding DUF47 domain-containing protein: MGLRDWIIPNDYIFFDIFEQLADTTTEAGRLLVELVNDYTDVEVKVKEIKNLEHQGDALAHRAYAELNRSFITPLEPGEISRLTTALDDILDYIDGTARLMLNYGIEETDEYMQEFAKLIYLSAAEVAVAVREIRRIRDPKLLEQKCIEINRLENLADDVLAHAIKDLFCGTDAVRILKLKDIYENLELATDKCEDAANVLADIAIRHS
- a CDS encoding inorganic phosphate transporter codes for the protein MEILIIAGITLALLFNFVNGLNDAANIVATTIATKVLTPIKAIGLAAVFILIGPLLFTTAVAKTVGEGIVDSSILTPSLILIGLVGSVSWLYFCSHVGIPVSASHSLIGGIMGAGIGAGGFVALILPTSDVIADFISYGLIGVIGGAIIFGSLSYLIGDRNPMYLVMGGLIGFAAAIPASMFLGLIEIRGIFAVAIFIIISPVLGFLAAYTMAGMIMRFLSRAGTPERMNYIFKKLQIGATALHAIGHGANDAQNAMGIITAILLSAGYISTFEVPLWVIIASCGAISLGTLLGGVRVIDKMAHKITKIVPYQGFSASTSGGLVLSAMSSLGIPVSTTHAITGSIMGVGATQGASAVRWGVVREIVAAWIITVPAAAIVSYSFYMFISFF
- the nth gene encoding endonuclease III, producing MDSTTALLIYHRLFVIYPHTETHFLGFTNAFECLILTILSAQTTDATVNRIAPALFERYPTAEDLAAADTAELEEIIRPTGFYHAKGKNIIGAAAALIARYDGAVPDQMEELVTLPGVGRKTANIVLHHAFGINAGVAVDTHVRRLSQRIGLSETADPEKIERDLMTLYPQDLWGEITYLLIRHGREVCSARKPACPTCVIQDLCAYIRSEK